The Methylobacterium currus genome contains a region encoding:
- a CDS encoding RluA family pseudouridine synthase, with protein sequence MIVDDILSRLLYRDALVLVIDKPAGLPVHPGPKGGETLTQHLDALRFGLPRRPEAAHRLDRDTSGCLALGRHAKALARLNALFAQGRAEKTYWALVEGGPAEEAGEIDLPLMRRSDDPRSWWMKTDPAGDPSLTRWRVMGRDAAAGRTWLALSPVTGRTHQLRVHCAAMGWPILGDTVYGSAPRQGGPGLQLHARALALPLYPKKPAIAVEAPAPGHMREGLRACGMGEG encoded by the coding sequence ATGATCGTTGACGACATACTCTCGCGGCTCCTCTACCGCGATGCCCTGGTGCTCGTCATCGACAAGCCGGCGGGATTGCCGGTGCATCCGGGGCCGAAGGGTGGCGAGACGCTCACCCAGCACCTCGACGCCCTGCGCTTCGGCCTGCCGCGCCGGCCGGAAGCCGCCCATCGCCTCGACCGCGACACCTCCGGCTGCCTGGCGCTCGGCCGCCACGCCAAGGCGCTGGCCCGGCTGAACGCCCTGTTCGCGCAAGGTCGGGCCGAGAAGACCTATTGGGCGCTGGTCGAGGGCGGTCCGGCGGAGGAAGCCGGCGAGATCGACCTGCCGCTGATGCGCCGTTCCGACGACCCGCGCAGCTGGTGGATGAAGACCGATCCCGCCGGGGATCCCTCGCTCACCCGCTGGCGGGTCATGGGGCGCGACGCGGCCGCCGGGCGGACCTGGCTGGCGCTCTCCCCGGTGACCGGGCGCACCCATCAGCTCCGGGTGCATTGCGCCGCGATGGGCTGGCCGATCCTCGGCGACACGGTCTACGGCAGCGCCCCGCGCCAGGGCGGGCCGGGGCTGCAGCTCCACGCCCGGGCGCTGGCCCTGCCGCTCTACCCGAAGAAGCCGGCGATCGCGGTCGAGGCGCCGGCGCCGGGGCATATGCGGGAGGGTTTGCGGGCGTGCGGGATGGGGGAGGGGTGA
- the mtaB gene encoding tRNA (N(6)-L-threonylcarbamoyladenosine(37)-C(2))-methylthiotransferase MtaB: MSVEVLSFGCRLNAAESEAMRRQAEQAGRTDLVVVNTCAVTAEAGRQARKAIRAAARANPAARVVVTGCGAQVETEAYAAMPEVAEILGNRRKLDPTVWTDASPERVRIDDVMASDADPLPEPAPMRARTRAFLPVQNGCDHRCTFCVIPFGRGNSRSVPAASTVAQVRALVELGTREVVLTGVDLTAYGRDLGGPTLGGLVRAILRGVPDLDRLRLSSIDSVEADPELVAAFAEEARLMPHLHLSLQSGDDLILKRMKRRHGRDDAIRFCTEIRRLRPDAVFGADLIAGFPTETEAQFARSLDLVEECGLAQLHVFPYSPRPGTPAARMPQVAPAEIRDRAARLREAGAAAFARRLDREVGETRRVLAERGGTGRTEGFLPVRLPEGVTAGALVDLRIAGHDGQMLWAA; encoded by the coding sequence GTGAGCGTCGAGGTCCTGAGCTTCGGCTGCCGCCTCAACGCCGCCGAATCGGAGGCGATGCGCCGTCAGGCGGAACAAGCGGGCCGCACCGACCTCGTCGTCGTCAATACCTGCGCGGTGACGGCGGAGGCCGGGCGTCAGGCCCGCAAGGCGATCCGGGCCGCCGCGCGCGCGAACCCGGCGGCGCGGGTGGTGGTGACCGGCTGCGGCGCGCAGGTCGAGACCGAGGCCTACGCCGCCATGCCGGAGGTGGCCGAGATCCTCGGCAACCGCCGCAAGCTCGATCCGACGGTCTGGACCGACGCGTCGCCAGAGCGCGTGCGGATCGACGACGTGATGGCCTCAGACGCCGATCCGCTGCCGGAGCCGGCGCCGATGCGGGCGCGCACCCGCGCCTTCCTGCCGGTGCAGAATGGCTGCGACCATCGCTGCACCTTCTGCGTCATCCCGTTCGGCCGCGGCAACTCGCGATCGGTGCCGGCGGCGAGCACCGTGGCGCAGGTCCGCGCCCTGGTGGAGCTTGGCACCCGCGAGGTGGTGCTGACCGGCGTCGACCTCACGGCCTATGGCCGCGACCTCGGCGGCCCCACGCTCGGCGGCCTGGTGCGGGCGATCCTGCGCGGGGTGCCCGACCTCGACCGCCTGCGCCTGTCCTCGATCGATTCCGTCGAGGCCGATCCGGAGCTGGTGGCGGCCTTCGCCGAGGAGGCGCGGCTGATGCCGCATCTCCACCTCTCGCTCCAGTCCGGCGACGACCTGATCCTGAAGCGCATGAAGCGCCGCCACGGCCGGGACGACGCGATCCGGTTCTGCACGGAGATCCGGCGCCTGCGCCCCGACGCGGTCTTCGGCGCCGACCTGATCGCCGGCTTCCCGACCGAGACCGAGGCGCAGTTCGCCCGCTCCCTCGACCTCGTCGAGGAATGCGGGCTGGCCCAGCTCCACGTCTTCCCCTACTCGCCCCGCCCCGGCACGCCGGCCGCCCGAATGCCGCAAGTCGCGCCGGCCGAGATCCGCGACCGGGCGGCGCGCCTGCGCGAGGCGGGTGCCGCAGCCTTCGCCCGCCGCCTCGACCGCGAGGTGGGCGAGACCCGCCGGGTCCTCGCCGAGCGCGGCGGCACCGGGCGGACGGAAGGGTTTTTGCCGGTGCGGCTGCCGGAGGGGGTGACGGCGGGGGCGCTCGTCGACCTGCGCATCGCCGGGCATGACGGGCAGATGCTGTGGGCGGCCTGA
- a CDS encoding DsbE family thiol:disulfide interchange protein has translation MSDVPLHPVEETEEPPRRSRLLFLLPLLAFAGLAGIFLGKLLTTGYDPSAIPSALIGRQVPDFTLPPVPGLTADGAAVPGLTAADFKGKVTVLNVWASWCAPCQVEHPMLVRLSRDGVNLVGIDYKDQPENGRRFLGRHGNPFRAVGADEAGRVGIDLGVYGVPETFVIGPDGRIREKLVGILTPENYDAFLARVRAMQ, from the coding sequence GTGAGCGACGTCCCCTTGCATCCGGTCGAGGAGACCGAGGAGCCGCCGCGCCGCAGCCGGCTCCTCTTCCTGCTGCCGCTCCTCGCCTTCGCAGGCCTGGCCGGCATCTTCCTCGGCAAGCTGCTCACCACCGGATACGATCCCTCCGCCATCCCCTCGGCCCTGATCGGCCGCCAGGTGCCGGACTTCACCCTGCCGCCGGTCCCCGGCCTGACGGCCGACGGCGCCGCGGTGCCGGGCCTGACGGCCGCCGATTTCAAGGGCAAGGTGACGGTGCTGAACGTCTGGGCCTCGTGGTGCGCACCCTGCCAGGTCGAGCATCCGATGCTGGTGCGGCTCTCCCGCGACGGGGTCAACCTCGTCGGCATCGACTACAAGGACCAGCCCGAGAACGGCCGCCGCTTCCTCGGCCGTCACGGCAATCCGTTCCGCGCGGTGGGGGCCGACGAGGCCGGCCGCGTCGGCATCGATCTCGGGGTCTACGGCGTGCCGGAGACCTTCGTGATCGGACCGGACGGGCGAATTCGCGAAAAACTCGTCGGCATCCTGACGCCGGAGAATTACGACGCCTTCCTGGCGCGGGTGCGGGCGATGCAGTAG
- a CDS encoding GyrI-like domain-containing protein — MKTRFPTIAIGLAAALACGASVFAQPVLAQQPAPAPAPSPAAPPAGTPSPAQSAPLPTTTAPGPGQGTNQAPAPPAPDKALPPATPVPPTAGRAPLVANPGDPSDVDEVTLPAKPAAILSGTAKWDQALPSLKDAIAKVEAALAGAGIKANGQPISVFTRTDDDGFQFEVMVPVEAAPNPRPAGLPDDLRFGSTPSGKALRFTHKGAYEGIDQTYETVTAYLDAKGILVQDAFVEEYLTPLASPSDDALEVNIYALPK; from the coding sequence ATGAAGACCCGCTTCCCGACGATCGCGATCGGCCTCGCCGCGGCCCTGGCCTGCGGGGCCTCGGTCTTTGCCCAGCCGGTCCTTGCGCAGCAGCCTGCCCCGGCTCCCGCGCCGTCGCCGGCCGCGCCCCCGGCCGGCACCCCGTCGCCGGCGCAATCGGCGCCGCTGCCGACCACCACGGCGCCCGGCCCGGGCCAGGGGACCAACCAGGCGCCGGCCCCGCCCGCGCCCGACAAGGCGCTGCCGCCCGCGACGCCGGTGCCCCCGACCGCCGGGCGCGCGCCCCTCGTCGCCAATCCGGGCGACCCGTCCGACGTCGACGAGGTGACGCTGCCGGCCAAGCCCGCCGCGATCCTGTCCGGCACCGCGAAGTGGGATCAGGCGCTGCCGAGCCTGAAGGACGCGATCGCCAAGGTCGAGGCGGCGCTTGCAGGGGCCGGCATCAAGGCCAACGGCCAGCCGATCTCGGTCTTCACCCGCACCGACGATGACGGCTTCCAGTTCGAGGTGATGGTGCCGGTCGAGGCCGCCCCGAACCCGCGTCCCGCCGGCCTCCCGGACGACCTGCGCTTCGGCTCGACGCCGAGCGGCAAGGCCCTGCGCTTCACCCACAAGGGCGCCTACGAGGGCATCGACCAGACCTACGAGACGGTGACGGCCTATCTCGATGCCAAGGGCATCCTCGTCCAGGATGCCTTCGTGGAAGAATACCTGACCCCGCTCGCGAGCCCGTCCGACGACGCGCTGGAGGTCAACATCTACGCGCTGCCGAAATAG
- the ftsY gene encoding signal recognition particle-docking protein FtsY, which produces MSETKQPGWFGRLFGRKAETPTETPAETPAEAPAGSAEPGPDPAGTMPTEPTGTLSEGVPDFATGADDVLPAPPTVTEASPETEPAHDLPEELAGADLEPVEGMQPEGQVPAAPEPEAAEAPEAEIRDSAVEASEVQEPEVQEPEVQEPEVQESEPASLVIYQPPAEPEAPAEKRSWWGRLTGGLKRTSSALSDRVTGLFTKRKLDADTLEELEDALIQADFGLETATRIAEAVGKGRYEKGIAPDEVRAILATEVERALDPVAQPLVIDTTKKPFVILMIGVNGAGKTTTIGKLTQKFRAQGHSVMLAAGDTFRAAAIEQLRVWGERTGAPVVARPQGSDAAGLAYDALQAARDAGTDILLIDTAGRLQNKAGLMAELEKVIRVIRKLDAETPHAVLLVLDATVGQNALNQVEIFQRAAGVTGLVMTKLDGTARGGILVALAAKFGLPVHYIGVGEGVDDLEPFAARDFARAIAGLDKG; this is translated from the coding sequence ATGAGTGAGACGAAACAGCCGGGCTGGTTCGGACGACTGTTCGGCCGGAAGGCCGAGACGCCGACGGAGACCCCTGCCGAAACGCCCGCCGAGGCTCCCGCCGGATCCGCCGAGCCCGGACCCGACCCTGCCGGGACGATGCCGACGGAGCCCACCGGCACCCTGTCGGAGGGCGTGCCCGACTTCGCCACCGGCGCCGACGACGTGCTGCCGGCGCCGCCGACCGTGACCGAAGCCTCGCCCGAGACCGAGCCGGCGCACGACCTGCCGGAGGAGCTGGCCGGCGCCGACCTGGAGCCCGTCGAGGGGATGCAGCCCGAAGGCCAGGTGCCGGCGGCCCCCGAACCCGAGGCGGCCGAGGCGCCCGAGGCCGAGATCCGGGACTCCGCGGTCGAGGCGTCCGAGGTCCAGGAGCCCGAGGTTCAGGAGCCCGAGGTCCAGGAGCCCGAGGTTCAGGAATCCGAGCCCGCCTCGCTGGTGATCTACCAGCCCCCGGCGGAGCCCGAGGCCCCGGCGGAGAAGCGCAGCTGGTGGGGTCGGCTGACCGGCGGCCTCAAGCGCACCTCCTCGGCCCTGTCCGACCGGGTGACCGGGCTGTTCACCAAGCGCAAGCTCGACGCCGACACCCTGGAGGAGCTGGAGGACGCGCTGATCCAGGCCGATTTCGGTCTCGAGACCGCGACGCGGATCGCCGAGGCGGTCGGGAAGGGCCGCTACGAGAAGGGCATCGCCCCCGACGAGGTGCGGGCGATCCTGGCGACGGAGGTCGAGCGCGCCCTCGATCCGGTGGCGCAGCCGCTCGTCATCGACACGACGAAGAAGCCGTTCGTGATCCTGATGATCGGCGTCAACGGCGCCGGCAAGACCACGACGATCGGCAAGCTCACCCAAAAATTCCGGGCACAGGGGCACAGCGTGATGCTGGCCGCCGGCGACACCTTCCGGGCCGCGGCGATCGAGCAGCTGCGGGTCTGGGGCGAGCGCACCGGCGCGCCGGTGGTGGCCCGCCCGCAGGGCTCGGACGCCGCCGGCCTCGCCTACGACGCCCTCCAGGCCGCCCGCGACGCCGGCACCGACATCCTGCTGATCGACACCGCCGGCCGGCTCCAGAACAAGGCCGGGCTGATGGCGGAGCTGGAGAAGGTGATCCGGGTCATCCGCAAGCTCGACGCGGAGACGCCCCACGCCGTGCTCCTGGTCCTCGACGCGACCGTGGGCCAGAACGCGCTGAACCAGGTCGAGATCTTCCAGAGGGCGGCCGGGGTCACCGGCCTCGTCATGACCAAGCTCGACGGCACCGCCCGCGGCGGCATCCTGGTGGCGCTCGCCGCCAAGTTCGGCCTGCCGGTGCACTATATCGGCGTCGGCGAGGGGGTCGACGACCTGGAGCCCTTCGCGGCGCGGGACTTCGCCCGGGCGATCGCCGGGCTGGACAAGGGGTGA
- a CDS encoding DUF1328 domain-containing protein, with translation MLKWAIIFFVISLVAGALGFTNVASGARGIARLLFMLFLVIAVVIAIAAVLLGQAVL, from the coding sequence ATGTTGAAATGGGCGATCATCTTCTTCGTGATCTCGCTGGTGGCCGGTGCGCTGGGCTTCACCAACGTGGCGTCGGGCGCCCGCGGCATTGCGCGTCTGCTGTTCATGCTGTTCCTGGTGATCGCGGTGGTGATCGCGATCGCGGCGGTTCTGCTGGGCCAGGCGGTCCTCTAG
- a CDS encoding NAD(P)H-binding protein, which yields MTTRTALVLGATGGVGGAVARRLAAEGWMVRALHRDPGRAACRNDGFAWMRGDAMVPGDVVAAAAGASLIVHAVNPPGYRDWGRLVLPMLDSSIAAAEAAGARLILPGNVYVYGRDAGSNPGADAPQTPRTAKGRIRIAMEERLRDSGVRSLIVRAGDFFGPGTTANSWFSSALVRPGRPVRRVLDPGAPGIGHQWAYLPDVAETMVRLAGRETELPHFATFNMDGHWDPDGRRMIAAIVRAVGGRVRVRRFPWALLPLAAPFWPLAREIREMRYLWREPLRMSNAGLVAFLGCEPHTPLDEAVRETLVGLGCLPEQGLR from the coding sequence ATGACGACGAGGACGGCCCTGGTTCTGGGCGCGACGGGCGGGGTGGGCGGCGCGGTGGCGCGGCGTCTCGCCGCCGAGGGCTGGATGGTGCGGGCCCTGCACCGCGATCCCGGCCGCGCCGCCTGCAGGAATGATGGGTTCGCCTGGATGCGGGGCGACGCGATGGTGCCCGGGGACGTGGTCGCGGCGGCGGCCGGCGCGTCGCTGATCGTCCACGCCGTCAACCCGCCGGGCTACCGCGACTGGGGCCGGCTGGTGCTGCCGATGCTCGATTCCTCAATCGCGGCGGCCGAAGCCGCGGGAGCCCGCCTGATCCTGCCCGGCAACGTCTACGTCTATGGCCGCGATGCCGGCTCGAACCCGGGCGCCGACGCTCCCCAGACGCCCCGGACCGCCAAGGGCCGCATCCGCATCGCTATGGAGGAACGCCTGCGGGATTCGGGCGTGCGCAGCCTGATCGTGCGGGCCGGCGACTTCTTCGGGCCCGGCACCACTGCCAATTCCTGGTTCTCCTCCGCCCTGGTGCGGCCAGGCCGTCCGGTGCGCAGGGTGCTCGATCCCGGCGCGCCGGGAATCGGCCACCAATGGGCCTACCTGCCCGACGTCGCCGAGACCATGGTGCGGCTCGCTGGGCGGGAGACGGAGCTTCCGCACTTCGCGACCTTCAACATGGACGGGCACTGGGACCCGGACGGACGGCGGATGATCGCGGCGATCGTGCGGGCGGTAGGCGGCCGGGTGCGGGTGCGGCGCTTCCCCTGGGCGCTCCTGCCGCTCGCCGCGCCGTTCTGGCCGCTGGCGCGGGAAATCCGCGAGATGCGCTACCTGTGGCGGGAGCCGTTGCGGATGAGCAATGCGGGGCTGGTGGCGTTCCTGGGGTGCGAGCCGCACACGCCCCTGGACGAAGCGGTGCGCGAGACGCTCGTGGGGCTGGGGTGCCTGCCGGAGCAGGGTTTGAGATGA
- a CDS encoding heme ABC transporter permease, producing MGRLTRLAQPGHFMRWSGVLLPWVAGLALVLLAVGQYLTWFVAPPDYQQGETVRIMYIHVPAAWMAVFFYGAMTVSALGTLIWRHPLADVAQRAAAPIGAAFTLICLVTGSLWGKPMWGTYWVWDARLTSMLVLFLIYCGLLALWRTIEDPNRAARAVAILTLVGAVNLPIIKFSVNWWSTLHQPASILRMGGPTIHPTMLYPLLVMIAAASVLGVALHLQAMRTEILRRRVRTLTILEAERLDAALLAPQAA from the coding sequence ATGGGTCGTCTCACGCGGCTGGCGCAGCCCGGCCATTTCATGCGCTGGTCCGGGGTTCTGCTGCCCTGGGTGGCGGGCCTCGCCCTCGTGCTGCTGGCGGTCGGCCAGTACCTGACCTGGTTCGTGGCCCCGCCCGACTACCAGCAGGGCGAGACGGTGCGGATCATGTACATCCACGTGCCGGCGGCCTGGATGGCGGTGTTCTTCTACGGCGCCATGACGGTCTCGGCGCTCGGCACCCTGATCTGGCGTCATCCACTGGCCGACGTGGCGCAGCGCGCCGCCGCCCCCATCGGCGCCGCCTTCACCCTGATCTGCCTCGTCACCGGCTCGCTCTGGGGCAAGCCGATGTGGGGCACCTACTGGGTCTGGGACGCGCGCCTGACCTCGATGCTGGTGCTGTTCCTGATCTATTGCGGGCTGCTCGCCCTGTGGCGGACCATCGAGGATCCGAACAGGGCCGCCCGGGCGGTCGCGATCCTGACCCTCGTCGGCGCCGTCAACCTGCCGATCATCAAGTTCTCGGTGAACTGGTGGTCGACCCTGCACCAGCCGGCCTCGATCCTGCGGATGGGCGGGCCGACCATCCATCCGACCATGCTCTATCCCCTGCTGGTGATGATCGCCGCCGCCTCGGTGCTCGGCGTCGCCCTGCATCTCCAGGCGATGCGCACCGAGATCCTGCGCCGGCGCGTGCGCACCCTGACGATCCTGGAGGCCGAGCGGCTCGATGCCGCGCTCCTCGCCCCGCAGGCGGCCTGA
- the ccmD gene encoding heme exporter protein CcmD, with protein sequence MDLGPHAPFILGAYGFTGLVILGLVAHAFLDRRAQERALARLAQEPPPRGRR encoded by the coding sequence ATGGATCTCGGCCCTCACGCCCCCTTCATCCTGGGCGCCTACGGCTTCACCGGCTTGGTGATCCTCGGCCTCGTCGCCCACGCGTTCCTCGACCGGCGGGCGCAGGAGCGGGCGCTCGCCCGGCTCGCGCAGGAACCGCCTCCGCGGGGCCGCCGGTGA
- a CDS encoding LysR family transcriptional regulator — protein sequence MTEPSWDHYRAALAVLEEGSLSGAARALGLTQPTLGRQIAALEQALGVALFTRSPAGLAPTEAALILAPYARSLKATAEALCRAVTAEAEGLSGRVRITASEVVGAEVLPQILAALHARHPGLALDVVLSDRMQDLLRRDADIALRMAPPTQEALVARRVGTVRLGLYGHRRYLDRRGVPATAADLARHSVIGFDAETPFLRAMMRAAPALGETSFAWRSDSTLAQLAALRAGFGLGACHTVLAARDPDLIRVLPEIVWELPTFVAMHEDLRSLRRCRVTFDALAEGMAAYCAE from the coding sequence ATGACCGAGCCGAGCTGGGACCATTACCGCGCCGCGCTCGCCGTGCTGGAGGAAGGCTCCCTCTCTGGCGCCGCGCGGGCGCTCGGCCTGACGCAGCCGACTCTCGGCCGGCAGATCGCGGCCCTGGAGCAGGCGCTCGGCGTCGCCCTGTTCACCCGCTCGCCCGCCGGCCTGGCGCCGACCGAGGCCGCCCTGATCCTGGCGCCCTACGCGCGATCCCTGAAGGCGACCGCGGAGGCCCTGTGCCGGGCGGTGACGGCGGAGGCCGAGGGCCTGTCCGGCCGGGTGCGGATCACCGCCTCCGAGGTGGTCGGCGCCGAGGTGCTGCCGCAGATCCTGGCCGCTTTGCACGCGCGCCATCCCGGCCTCGCCCTCGACGTGGTGCTCTCCGACCGGATGCAGGACCTGCTGCGGCGCGACGCCGACATCGCCCTGCGCATGGCGCCGCCGACGCAAGAGGCGCTGGTGGCGCGCCGGGTCGGCACGGTCCGCCTCGGCCTCTACGGGCATCGCCGCTACCTCGACCGGCGCGGCGTGCCGGCGACCGCGGCGGATCTCGCCCGCCACAGCGTGATCGGGTTCGACGCCGAGACGCCGTTCCTGCGGGCGATGATGCGGGCGGCGCCCGCCCTCGGCGAGACCTCCTTCGCATGGCGCAGCGACAGCACCCTGGCGCAGCTCGCGGCGCTCCGGGCCGGCTTCGGCCTCGGCGCCTGCCACACGGTGCTGGCTGCCCGCGACCCCGACCTGATCCGGGTGCTGCCGGAGATTGTTTGGGAGCTGCCGACCTTCGTGGCGATGCACGAGGACCTGCGCTCCCTACGCCGCTGTCGGGTGACGTTCGACGCGCTGGCGGAAGGGATGGCGGCCTATTGCGCCGAGTGA
- the dapF gene encoding diaminopimelate epimerase translates to MSPLAHRRFLKMNGLGNEIVVLDLRGSDIRVQPEEARAIAADPASRFDQMMVLHDPVTPGTDAFVRIYNTDGSEAGACGNGTRCVAWAMLDDPAMARPTLGENLMLETRPGLLEVVRVSPVDFTVDMGAPRLRWDEIPLAEPFPDTRRIELQVGPIDDPVLHSPGAVSMGNPHAVFFVERDPDTYDLGRIGPLLESHPIFPDRANISLAQVIDRTHLRLRVWERGAGLTRACGTAACAALVAAARLRLTGREATVTLPGGDLRIAWGEDDHVRMTGPTELEHEGTFAASLFEASS, encoded by the coding sequence GTGTCCCCCCTCGCCCATCGCCGCTTCCTGAAGATGAACGGGCTCGGCAACGAGATCGTGGTGCTGGACCTGCGCGGCAGCGACATCCGGGTGCAGCCGGAGGAAGCCCGCGCCATCGCGGCCGATCCGGCCTCGCGCTTCGACCAGATGATGGTGCTGCACGATCCCGTCACCCCGGGCACCGACGCCTTCGTGCGGATCTACAACACCGACGGCTCGGAGGCCGGTGCCTGCGGCAACGGCACGCGCTGCGTCGCCTGGGCGATGCTGGACGATCCGGCCATGGCGCGCCCGACACTGGGCGAGAACCTGATGCTCGAGACGAGGCCCGGGCTCCTCGAGGTCGTGCGGGTGTCGCCCGTGGATTTCACCGTCGACATGGGGGCGCCGCGGCTGCGCTGGGACGAGATCCCGCTCGCCGAGCCGTTTCCCGATACCCGCCGCATCGAGTTGCAGGTCGGGCCGATCGACGATCCGGTGCTGCACTCGCCGGGCGCGGTCAGCATGGGCAACCCGCACGCGGTGTTCTTCGTCGAGCGCGATCCAGACACATACGACCTCGGGCGGATCGGCCCGCTGCTCGAATCGCACCCGATCTTCCCGGACCGGGCCAACATCTCCCTCGCGCAGGTCATCGACCGCACGCATCTCCGCCTGCGGGTCTGGGAGCGCGGCGCCGGGCTGACGCGGGCCTGCGGCACCGCCGCCTGCGCCGCCCTCGTGGCGGCCGCGCGCCTGCGCCTGACCGGCCGCGAGGCCACCGTGACGCTGCCGGGCGGCGACCTGCGCATCGCCTGGGGCGAGGACGACCACGTCCGCATGACCGGCCCGACCGAGTTGGAACACGAGGGCACCTTCGCAGCCTCACTGTTCGAGGCGTCGTCGTGA